From the genome of Anoplopoma fimbria isolate UVic2021 breed Golden Eagle Sablefish chromosome 1, Afim_UVic_2022, whole genome shotgun sequence, one region includes:
- the LOC129091838 gene encoding transmembrane protease serine 2-like — protein MTTNPYLDSGPCFIQEDEERRLPPPSRSDVKPQYVHHVAPKPPPEITHSAPKRKTVKQRCVKFTVAAVISLLLLLLVAGVLLAYYFSSSCVHGRQCGDGSCVWESQWCDGVTDCRSGQDEANCVRLRGSSFLLQIYSTQSKNWRTVCSHGWTEQQGRASCQHVGFTRGTYFKSGQQQTESDDGYLMAKSDFNPEASLLQQLVLSKTCPNNSAVTLRCTDCGTGVNSSRASGGQPASLGAWPWQVSLQVAGSHRCGGAVISPYWIVTAAHCVARTSSPEDWAVYAGIVDPLGTLFNPAYSVSHVIAHEGFNWVTRRNDIALMRLSKPLDITASSNTRPVCLPNVGVNITDPQKGWITRYSRSVNGDSSSLHLMESQVSLMNTADCNSSITHDGRISQDMLCARETDAVANVCHTDSGGPLVSLKDGVWWLIGDSIWGEHCTEQNKPDVYGNVTYFLDWIYHQMRKHQDV, from the exons ATGACCACCAATCCG TACCTGGACTCAGGTCCTTGTTTCATCCaagaagatgaggagaggagacttCCTCCACCCAGCCGATCAGATGTGAAGCCTCAGTATGTTCATCACGTGGCCCCGAAACCTCCACCTGAAATCACTCACTCCGCTCCCAAACGCAAAA CTGTGAAGCAGAGGTGTGTTAAGTTCACTGTGGCTGCTGTGAtctccctgctgctcctcctgctggtgGCCGGAGTCCTCCTGGCTTATTACT TCTCCTCGTCCTGTGTGCACGGGAGGCAGTGTGGTGATGGGAGCTGTGTGTGGGAGTCCCAGTGGTGCGACGGAGTGACCGACTGTCGCTCAGGCCAGGATGAAGCCAACTGCG TGAGGCTGCGTGGCTCCAGCTTCCTGCTCCAGATCTACTCCACTCAGAGTAAAAACTGGAGGACTGTTTGTTCTCACGGCTGGACCGAGCAGCAGGGGAGAGCGAGCTGCCAACACGTCGGCTTCACCCG TGGCACATATTTCAAATCAGGCCAACAGCAGACTGAATCAGATGATGGGTACCTAATGGCGAAGTCTGACTTTAACCCTGAGGCCTCCTTACTGCAACAGCTGGTGCTCAG CAAAACCTGTCCCAACAACAGTGCGGTGACGTTGCGGTGTACTG ATTGTGGGACTGGGGTGAACTCCAGCAGGGCCTCTGGGGGCCAGCCAGCCTCTCTCGGGGCCTGGCCGTGGCAGGTCAGCCTGCAGGTTGCGGGCTCCCACCGCTGTGGAGGAGCCGTCATCTCCCCCTACTGGATAGTCACTGCAGCACACTGTGTGGCCAG GACCTCCAGCCCTGAGGACTGGGCGGTGTACGCTGGGATAGTGGATCCACTGGGCACCCTGTTTAACCCTGCGTACTCTGTGAGCCACGTTATCGCCCACGAAGGCTTCAACTGGGTCACTCGCAGGAATGACATCGCTCTGATGAGGCTCTCTAAACCTCTGGACATCACAG CCTCCAGTAATACCAGACCTGTGTGCCTCCCAAACGTTGGCGTAAACATCACTGATCCTCAGAAGGGCTGGATAACACGATACAGTCGCTCAGTGAATGGAG ACTCTAGCTCTCTTCACCTGATGGAGAGTCAGGTCTCTCTCATGAACACTGCAGACTGCAACAGCTCCATCACTCACGATGGCCGGATATCACAGGACATGTTATGCGCCAGAGAGACGGACGCAGTCGCCAACGTGTGCCAC ACTGACAGCGGCGGCCCTCTGGTGTCGCTGAAGGATGGAGTATGGTGGCTCATAGGGGACAGTATTTGGGGAGAACACTGCACCGAGCAGAACAAACCAGATGTTTATGGCAACGTCACGTATTTCCTGGACTGGATCTACCATCAgatgagg aAGCATCAAGACGTCTGA